From a single Plasmodium coatneyi strain Hackeri chromosome 4, complete sequence genomic region:
- a CDS encoding Cytochrome c1 heme lyase, with amino-acid sequence MDQPKNVPPTDGKEKSSIPSNSGSWYYPSRNQFYRTTRKKGYNYSKEELDVALQIHNAVNEETWKRIMKKEQKYFDLCKDQKLIRFIGLPNKLSLKAFMLNLMGYNKPFDRHDWYIDRCGNTIKYIIDYYDGKSDERAPVSIFIDARPQFSVNNMVDYFKMVYIKMCRYFF; translated from the exons ATGGACCAACCGAAAAACGTGCCCCCAACcgatgggaaggaaaaatcctCCATCCCCTCCAACAGCGGCAGCTGGTACTACCCATCCAGGAACCAGTTCTATCGCACAACTCGGAAAAAAG GCTACAACTACTCCAAAGAAGAATTAGACGTGGCACTTCAAATCCACAACGCAGTTAATGAAGAAACGTGGAAACgaataatgaagaaagaacaaaaatatttcgaCCTTTGCAAAGACCAGAAACTAATCAGATTCATTGGGCTCCCAAACAAACTCTCCCTCAAAGCCTTCATGCTTAACCTCATGGGGTACAACAAACCGTTCGATCGGCATGATTGGTACATTGACAGGTGTGGGAATACCATCAA GTACATCATAGACTACTACGACGGGAAGAGTGACGAGCGAGCCCCCGTTTCTATCTTCATCGACGCCAGACCCCAATTCAGCGTAAACAACATGGTcgattattttaaaatggtgTACATTAAAATGTGCAGGTATTTCTTTTAG
- a CDS encoding DsRNA binding protein, with the protein MAKIFQGSDLFHDDQLRRKLKAHIKADCLVGMPTETVYGLGGNSLSEKSLRNIFQMKNRPVSDPIISHVYDIKQAFDQLYHVNVFEKFTIYTLGKYFWPGPLSIIAKAKKEVPLILTAHTGFCAVRMPRNNIAMEIIKVSQVPIAAPSANKFQHISPTTSTHVFEEFEKEDILIFDDGQCDIGIESTVLKLVKYRRVGVIKPNRLTGGDQTCEETQLEEVTTDEEYEKEYTDEMEFLRKVTGTPSSVTDVEVYDKLKGLFETIAGGEDVEDNVSKMGDELPRTSEPSLLGKILKYKNLYDYRIRIYRRGKYTKEEIEEALRSSPLLRDIQVDLYEKIKFENVAILRGGEGAHLGGKMNTQSEGALNGSVKGVLNSCLSSCLSGNTAEEVMPNEVSPGLLLTHYSPVVSTYLLDNAPDGGDQSGSTGKKPIGSISLAKCVLLDIGNSFEHHQGDFLKYINISYEGVATKEEQTKLVMRNFFLFLRQAEQLAIENQADGILISILNLKCVDEGSLSIFDRIFRAASGRVLQVAVPEVGSLRLL; encoded by the coding sequence ATGGCGAAAATATTCCAAGGATCGGATTTGTTTCACGATGACCAATTGAGGAGAAAGTTAAAGGCCCACATTAAGGCGGATTGCCTGGTGGGAATGCCAACAGAAACGGTTTACGGATTAGGAGGGAACTCCCTTAGTGAGAAATCTCTAAGGAACATATTTCAGATGAAGAATAGACCCGTAAGTGATCCTATCATTTCTCATGTGTATGACATAAAGCAAGCGTTTGACCAACTGTACCATGTGAATGTGTTTGAAAAGTTTACTATATATACGTTAGGTAAATATTTTTGGCCTGGCCCTTTGTCAATAATTGCGAAGGCGAAAAAGGAGGTGCCTTTAATCCTCACGGCGCATACGGGGTTTTGTGCTGTAAGAATGCCAAGGAATAACATCGCCATGGAGATCATAAAAGTGAGCCAAGTGCCAATCGCAGCTCCGTCCGCCAATAAGTTCCAACACATCAGTCCTACCACGTCTACTCATGTGTTcgaagaatttgaaaaagaggATATTCTCATCTTCGACGATGGGCAGTGTGACATAGGTATTGAGTCCACCGTTTTGAAGCTGGTCAAGTATAGGAGGGTGGGGGTAATAAAACCGAACCGATTGACGGGAGGGGATCAAACTTGTGAGGAGACCCAACTAGAGGAAGTCACCACCGATGAAGAATACGAAAAGGAATACACAGACGAAATGGAGTTTTTGCGCAAAGTCACGGGGACACCGTCATCCGTGACCGACGTGGAAGTTTACGACAAGTTGAAAGGTCTGTTTGAGACCATTGCGGGGGGGGAAGATGTGGAGGATAATGTGTCAAAAATGGGAGATGAATTGCCTAGGACGAGTGAACCCTCCCTTTTGGGAAAAATCCTCAAATACAAGAACCTGTACGACTATCGTATCCGAATTTATCGGAGGGGAAAGTACACCAAGGAGGAGATTGAGGAGGCCCTCAGATCCTCTCCTTTGCTCAGAGATATACAGGTTGATTTGtacgaaaaaattaagtttGAAAATGTGGCCATTTTGCGTGGGGGGGAAGGTGCACACTTGGGTGGCAAAATGAATACCCAATCGGAAGGTGCACTAAACGGGTCAGTAAAGGGCGTGCTGAACAGTTGCCTTTCCAGCTGCTTAAGTGGCAACACTGCAGAGGAGGTGATGCCGAATGAGGTGAGCCCAGGTCTATTGCTCACACATTATAGTCCTGTCGTTTCGACGTACCTACTGGATAATGCACCGGATGGAGGAGACCAAAGTGGGTCAACGGGTAAGAAGCCAATTGGAAGCATCTCCTTGGCGAAGTGCGTCCTTCTAGACATAGGCAACTCTTTTGAACACCACCAGGGGGACTTCctaaaatatattaacatCTCATACGAAGGAGTGGCCACCAAAGAAGAACAGACAAAATTGGTGATGaggaactttttcctttttttgagaCAAGCAGAACAGCTAGCTATAGAAAATCAGGCTGACGGAATCCTCATTTcgattttaaatttaaagtGCGTCGATGAGGGAAGTCTCTCCATCTTTGACAGAATTTTCAGGGCAGCTTCGGGCAGAGTACTGCAGGTGGCTGTGCCCGAGGTGGGGTCCTTGCGCTTGCTTTAG